One Brevibacillus choshinensis genomic window carries:
- a CDS encoding DUF485 domain-containing protein — MGNSVSAQKSGDQSKSASRYAAIIKSESFQELLRRKKSFILPSSIFFFVFYFSLPILTSYFTVLNTKAFGAISWAWVFAFAQFIMTWGLCILYTRRAKEFDVLVEKIKQETGGRNG; from the coding sequence ATGGGCAACTCGGTTTCAGCGCAGAAAAGCGGGGATCAAAGCAAGTCGGCCTCACGCTATGCGGCGATTATCAAGTCTGAGTCGTTTCAAGAATTGTTGAGACGAAAGAAATCGTTCATCCTGCCTTCATCCATCTTTTTCTTCGTATTTTACTTCTCGCTCCCAATTCTGACATCGTACTTCACCGTCTTGAATACAAAAGCGTTCGGAGCTATTTCATGGGCATGGGTCTTTGCCTTCGCGCAATTCATCATGACATGGGGTCTATGTATCCTGTACACCAGACGCGCCAAAGAATTTGACGTCCTGGTCGAGAAAATCAAACAGGAAACAGGGGGCAGAAACGGATGA
- a CDS encoding HD-GYP domain-containing protein, with product MKYVNVEQVEPGDVLSRSIYTSEGLTLLHAGVQLTVGMINKLRRFGVTMLSIKDPLLDEIKEEEVVTEATRKDAIRNLSAAIQCVQSGKHMDTRGLQKSVSNIIDETLRNRRVLLNLGEIRTTDNAMYIHALNVCMMATVIGVGLGYNTTQLKELAIGSLLHDVGKLSVDKDAPAYKANSMENHHTWLGFHLLRKKHEMSIVSAHIPLQHHEWVDGSGLPRGLAGDEIHDFAKIVAICNYYDNLISPLSEEEETLPPYEACEKIMGLAEKRFDHKMVIHFLRSIALYPTGTSLKLSTGEIGVVIDQNRGLPTRPVVRVIRRDPKASKHMVEEHEIRDIDLSEETTVFISGVME from the coding sequence ATGAAATATGTAAATGTCGAGCAAGTGGAACCGGGAGATGTGCTGTCCCGCAGTATTTATACGAGTGAAGGTTTGACTCTCTTGCATGCGGGTGTTCAGTTGACTGTCGGCATGATCAACAAGCTGCGCCGCTTCGGTGTGACCATGCTGAGCATCAAAGACCCTCTGCTGGATGAAATCAAGGAAGAGGAAGTCGTGACCGAAGCGACCCGAAAAGATGCCATTCGAAATCTGTCCGCTGCGATCCAATGCGTGCAGAGCGGTAAGCATATGGACACCCGCGGCCTTCAGAAGTCTGTATCAAACATCATCGACGAAACCCTGCGGAATCGCCGTGTGCTGTTGAATCTGGGTGAAATTCGCACAACAGACAATGCGATGTACATTCATGCGCTAAACGTCTGCATGATGGCGACCGTGATCGGCGTCGGGCTAGGCTATAACACGACCCAATTAAAAGAACTCGCTATCGGGTCACTCCTGCACGATGTCGGTAAACTGAGCGTGGATAAAGATGCACCTGCCTATAAGGCAAACAGCATGGAAAATCATCATACCTGGTTAGGCTTTCATCTGCTTCGAAAAAAGCATGAGATGAGCATCGTCTCTGCACATATCCCGCTGCAGCATCATGAATGGGTGGATGGGAGCGGGCTGCCGCGCGGACTTGCGGGGGATGAAATTCATGATTTCGCCAAGATTGTCGCCATCTGCAATTACTACGATAATCTCATTTCTCCGCTGTCCGAAGAAGAGGAAACGCTTCCACCGTACGAAGCGTGTGAAAAAATCATGGGCTTGGCAGAGAAGCGCTTCGACCATAAAATGGTCATTCACTTCCTGCGATCGATTGCCTTGTATCCGACGGGGACTTCCTTGAAGCTGAGCACAGGGGAAATCGGGGTCGTGATTGACCAGAATCGCGGATTGCCCACGCGGCCGGTCGTCAGAGTGATCAGGCGTGATCCAAAGGCGAGCAAGCACATGGTAGAAGAGCACGAGATTCGTGACATTGATTTGAGTGAAGAGACGACCGTTTTTATTTCCGGGGTCATGGAGTAA
- a CDS encoding deoxyribonuclease IV — protein sequence MKIGCHVSIRHSYEGAARTAHGLGGKSFQFFPKNPRSLGVKVFDERDAGACRAFCEEHGILAIAHTPYTVNLCVQDPDLYEATILSVSNDLEIAEACGALGVVVHFGQHKGSDVLEGYKRMISMVNRILAGWEGKARLLVENNAGQGNRMGTTLEELTQVRLLVAEPQKVGFCLDTCHAFASGLWKGNDWEQVAERMRAHDFFSSLCAIHLNDSLYPTGSFRDRHANIGKGEIGDAAFAAFLRTPELQGLPLVLETPGHGEESHRDEIRHVLNLVNHWQG from the coding sequence ATGAAGATCGGATGCCACGTGAGTATTCGGCATAGCTATGAAGGGGCAGCGAGAACGGCGCATGGGCTGGGAGGCAAGTCCTTTCAATTCTTCCCCAAAAACCCGAGGAGCTTGGGCGTCAAAGTCTTTGATGAGCGTGATGCGGGAGCTTGCCGAGCCTTTTGCGAGGAGCATGGCATTCTCGCCATTGCCCACACGCCCTACACCGTCAATTTGTGCGTGCAGGACCCGGACTTGTACGAAGCGACGATCCTCTCCGTGAGCAATGACTTGGAGATTGCGGAGGCTTGCGGTGCGCTGGGTGTCGTCGTTCATTTCGGTCAACATAAAGGGAGCGACGTGCTGGAAGGCTACAAACGGATGATCAGCATGGTCAATCGCATTCTCGCGGGATGGGAGGGAAAGGCACGTCTGCTGGTGGAAAACAATGCGGGTCAGGGCAACCGCATGGGGACGACATTGGAAGAGCTGACGCAGGTGAGGCTTTTGGTGGCTGAACCGCAAAAGGTAGGCTTTTGCCTTGATACGTGCCACGCATTTGCGAGCGGGCTGTGGAAGGGAAACGACTGGGAGCAGGTAGCAGAACGCATGCGGGCTCACGATTTCTTTTCCAGCCTGTGCGCCATCCATTTGAATGATTCCCTTTATCCCACCGGATCCTTTCGCGACCGTCATGCGAACATCGGGAAAGGCGAGATCGGCGATGCAGCCTTTGCTGCTTTTTTACGAACCCCCGAGCTGCAAGGTCTCCCACTCGTACTCGAGACACCGGGGCATGGGGAGGAAAGCCACCGGGATGAGATCAGGCATGTACTGAACTTGGTCAATCACTGGCAGGGATGA
- a CDS encoding LytS/YhcK type 5TM receptor domain-containing protein, protein MDNLTLLLIERMGILLTLAFILTRIPLFRQLLDKEIQVGTSISYSLMFGLFGIAGTYAGVVVAGDSLSPAFWIFPLSPGDIIANSTLVGVVIGGLLGGPLVGLGAGIIAGAHIYGMGGFAAVPVGISVPMTGLLAGYVARFFSQERVISPSKALFIGMFAPVIQMSLMLIMAGPPDLVRTVVNQIGVPMVLTNSISIAIFTTMIRVALQEQERTAALEAERAFTIAERILPHLKLGLTPQTAQAAALLLQREVKAAAVAVTDLEQLLAHVGAGAEHHLPGEAIVGDLDKRALLLGSIEKGLSREVLGCSRKNCVLQAALLVPIREGGSVVGLIKLYFRRPQQIGKVQEALAKGLSNLISNQLTLTLTEKMKGLMKDAELRMLQAQIHPHFLFNTLNSIVTLIRIDPQLARHMTVQLGNFMRLTLKLTSTPLVPVRQELDHLFAYLEIIKIRFSEQFAVRCEIGEGVEEALIPPGTLQPLVENSIQHGLRQMPTGGEIILTVVKEGDAILFSMEDNGSGVPPQLLSILGRMPTGSKEGNGIGVHNVNQRLVSLLGPDAQLVFSNKSEGGCLITFSIPILKEESA, encoded by the coding sequence GTGGACAATCTCACACTACTTCTCATCGAAAGAATGGGCATTTTGCTAACGTTAGCTTTTATCCTCACGCGAATCCCGTTGTTCCGTCAATTGCTGGACAAGGAGATTCAAGTGGGGACATCCATATCCTATTCCTTGATGTTCGGGCTCTTCGGGATCGCTGGCACCTATGCCGGAGTCGTCGTGGCAGGAGATTCCCTCTCGCCCGCTTTCTGGATCTTCCCGCTGTCCCCCGGCGATATTATCGCCAACTCGACATTGGTAGGGGTCGTCATCGGAGGATTGTTGGGCGGGCCGCTCGTCGGGTTGGGGGCGGGAATCATCGCGGGGGCTCACATCTATGGGATGGGCGGTTTTGCCGCAGTGCCGGTTGGCATCTCCGTTCCGATGACAGGGCTGCTCGCGGGGTACGTCGCCCGCTTTTTTTCCCAGGAGCGAGTGATTTCACCCTCAAAAGCGCTGTTCATCGGGATGTTTGCTCCTGTTATCCAGATGTCGTTGATGCTGATCATGGCTGGTCCGCCCGATTTGGTGCGGACCGTAGTCAATCAGATCGGAGTGCCCATGGTCTTGACCAATAGCATCTCCATCGCAATTTTCACTACGATGATCCGGGTCGCCCTGCAGGAGCAGGAACGAACCGCTGCCCTGGAGGCGGAGCGAGCATTCACCATTGCAGAACGGATCCTTCCTCATCTGAAGCTGGGGCTCACGCCTCAAACCGCACAAGCAGCTGCTCTGCTGCTGCAAAGAGAAGTCAAAGCGGCGGCGGTAGCGGTTACGGATCTGGAGCAGCTGCTTGCCCATGTCGGTGCAGGGGCCGAGCACCATTTGCCCGGAGAAGCAATCGTCGGCGACCTGGACAAGAGAGCGCTGCTCCTCGGCTCCATAGAAAAAGGGCTGAGCAGGGAGGTGCTCGGGTGTTCCCGGAAAAACTGCGTTCTGCAGGCCGCACTGCTCGTCCCGATCCGCGAAGGCGGAAGCGTCGTGGGTCTGATCAAACTGTATTTCCGCAGACCGCAGCAAATTGGGAAAGTACAGGAGGCGTTGGCCAAAGGGCTGAGCAACCTGATCTCCAACCAGCTGACGCTGACGCTCACAGAAAAAATGAAAGGGCTGATGAAGGATGCGGAGCTGCGCATGCTGCAAGCGCAGATTCACCCGCATTTCCTGTTCAATACGTTAAACTCGATCGTCACCCTGATTCGGATTGATCCCCAATTGGCGCGCCATATGACCGTGCAGCTGGGTAACTTCATGCGACTTACTCTCAAGCTGACCTCGACTCCGCTGGTGCCGGTTCGCCAAGAGCTGGATCATCTGTTTGCCTACTTGGAAATTATCAAAATACGGTTTTCCGAGCAATTCGCAGTGCGCTGTGAAATTGGGGAAGGGGTGGAGGAGGCTTTGATTCCTCCAGGCACGCTCCAGCCGCTTGTCGAAAATAGCATTCAGCACGGATTGCGACAGATGCCGACCGGAGGAGAGATTATCCTGACCGTGGTAAAGGAGGGAGACGCCATCCTCTTCAGCATGGAAGACAACGGCAGCGGCGTGCCTCCCCAGCTGCTTTCCATCTTGGGCAGGATGCCGACGGGAAGCAAGGAAGGCAACGGGATCGGCGTCCACAATGTCAATCAGCGACTCGTCAGTTTGCTCGGTCCCGATGCCCAGCTCGTTTTTTCGAACAAGTCGGAAGGCGGTTGCTTGATCACCTTTTCCATCCCGATTCTAAAAGAGGAGAGTGCCTGA
- a CDS encoding solute symporter family protein → MTTIIFFLAVIIGTMAITYSAAKQTGTTRDFYAAGNRLTGLQNGIAIAGDYMSAASFLGIAGTIAMYGFDGFVYAIGFFVSYLIILFIIAEPLHNLGKYTLADAIAVRFSSLWLRGVVAITTLLITIFYMLAQLVGAGALIHYLLGVDYIKAVMVVGSLMTFYVVFGGMVATSWVQIIKAILLLTGTLVLSLIVFSRFHWNLSEMFHHVSTITPLQEKFLQPGNHLNEPLETISLHLALILGTAGLPHIISRLFTVKDAVTTRYSIYTATWIIGAFYLMTIFLGFGASAFVGYEALQQVGFGGNLTVTLLADALGGEFLMAYIAAVAFATILAVVTGLVLSASSAFAHDVYSHLIRRGMASEREQVRVAKFSSVAVGLVSIWLAIGAEKMNVAILVGLTFAVAASSNLPLLLCTLYWRRFTVQGAIAGVLTGLISSVVLVMMGPAVMDAQHGLIQQAPIFPLTNPGLISIPLGFLGAWIGTVCSKPGKGADEQFERVLFQAHTGVRAGKRVTADRDSA, encoded by the coding sequence ATGACAACCATCATCTTTTTTCTAGCCGTCATCATTGGGACCATGGCCATCACGTATTCTGCAGCAAAACAGACGGGGACGACCCGAGACTTCTATGCCGCGGGGAATCGCTTGACGGGCTTGCAAAACGGGATCGCCATTGCCGGTGACTACATGAGTGCCGCATCTTTTCTCGGCATTGCAGGGACCATCGCGATGTACGGATTTGACGGGTTCGTATATGCCATCGGATTTTTCGTCTCGTACTTAATTATCCTGTTCATCATCGCCGAGCCGCTGCACAATTTGGGGAAGTACACGCTGGCAGATGCCATTGCCGTCCGATTCAGTAGTTTGTGGCTGCGCGGGGTGGTCGCGATCACGACTCTGCTCATCACCATTTTTTACATGCTCGCTCAGCTGGTCGGAGCAGGTGCACTTATTCATTATTTATTGGGTGTGGATTACATCAAGGCGGTCATGGTGGTAGGGAGCCTGATGACGTTTTATGTCGTGTTCGGCGGAATGGTAGCCACCTCCTGGGTGCAAATCATCAAGGCTATCCTGCTATTGACGGGGACGCTGGTGCTCAGTTTGATCGTCTTCTCCCGTTTTCACTGGAATCTATCGGAGATGTTCCATCACGTCAGCACGATTACGCCGCTGCAAGAGAAGTTTCTGCAGCCAGGCAACCATCTCAATGAACCACTGGAAACGATCTCTCTTCATTTGGCACTCATTTTGGGCACGGCAGGCTTGCCGCACATCATCTCTCGCTTGTTTACGGTAAAGGACGCCGTCACGACGCGCTACTCCATTTACACGGCGACCTGGATCATCGGCGCATTTTATTTGATGACCATTTTTCTCGGCTTCGGGGCCAGCGCTTTTGTCGGCTATGAAGCATTGCAGCAGGTCGGGTTCGGAGGCAATCTGACGGTCACACTCTTGGCAGATGCCCTCGGTGGCGAGTTTTTGATGGCGTATATCGCAGCAGTAGCATTTGCGACGATTCTGGCGGTGGTGACCGGATTGGTCTTGTCAGCATCGTCGGCATTCGCCCATGACGTGTACAGCCATTTGATTCGCAGAGGCATGGCATCGGAGCGGGAGCAGGTCAGAGTGGCCAAATTTTCTTCTGTGGCTGTCGGGCTGGTGTCCATCTGGCTGGCCATTGGAGCAGAAAAGATGAACGTAGCCATTTTGGTGGGGCTGACCTTTGCCGTTGCGGCGTCGTCCAATCTGCCGCTCTTGCTTTGCACGTTGTACTGGCGCAGATTTACCGTTCAGGGAGCAATTGCAGGGGTGCTTACCGGCTTGATCTCTTCAGTGGTATTGGTGATGATGGGACCGGCTGTCATGGACGCCCAGCATGGCTTGATTCAGCAGGCACCTATTTTCCCTCTGACCAACCCAGGGCTGATCTCCATTCCGCTCGGCTTTTTGGGAGCGTGGATCGGGACGGTCTGCAGCAAGCCTGGAAAAGGGGCGGATGAACAATTTGAACGCGTTCTTTTCCAAGCGCACACCGGAGTCCGCGCTGGCAAACGAGTGACGGCAGACCGAGACAGTGCATAA
- a CDS encoding LytR/AlgR family response regulator transcription factor, with the protein MTIRIMIAEDERLAREELIYLLQQEADIELVATATNGRELLELVEHSEPDVVFLDVKMPELEGTQAARMLASRKQQPLIVFCTAYEEFAVDAFKLYAVDYVLKPFEPKRIQETLQRIRERLAKGKTEQAAPAKRTKLLVEENNRLVVIDPAAIVYAVREERFVQIHTQTEAYTTRMTLTQLTEKLQGYDFFRTHKSYLVNLQYVSELTPWFNGAYNLTLKGENRIRIPVSRTSAKDLLRRLGE; encoded by the coding sequence ATGACGATACGCATTATGATCGCGGAAGATGAACGGCTCGCACGTGAAGAGCTCATTTACCTGCTTCAGCAGGAAGCAGACATCGAGCTGGTCGCCACCGCTACCAATGGACGGGAGCTGTTGGAGTTGGTCGAGCATAGCGAGCCGGATGTCGTCTTCCTGGATGTGAAAATGCCTGAGCTGGAGGGCACCCAAGCTGCGAGGATGCTGGCCTCCCGCAAGCAGCAGCCGCTCATTGTCTTTTGTACGGCATACGAGGAATTTGCGGTGGATGCCTTCAAGCTGTATGCCGTTGACTACGTTCTCAAGCCGTTTGAGCCGAAACGAATTCAGGAAACCCTGCAGCGTATTCGCGAGCGATTGGCCAAGGGAAAAACCGAGCAGGCTGCTCCAGCCAAGCGCACCAAGCTGCTCGTGGAGGAAAACAATCGGCTCGTGGTCATCGATCCGGCTGCGATCGTGTACGCCGTCCGCGAAGAGCGATTCGTCCAAATCCATACGCAGACGGAGGCTTATACGACCCGCATGACGTTGACGCAGCTTACGGAGAAGCTGCAAGGGTACGACTTTTTCCGCACGCACAAAAGCTACCTGGTCAATTTGCAGTATGTGAGCGAGCTGACTCCGTGGTTCAACGGAGCGTACAATCTGACGTTGAAGGGGGAGAACCGGATCCGAATCCCCGTCTCGCGCACGTCTGCAAAAGATTTGCTGCGGAGGCTGGGGGAGTGA
- a CDS encoding solute symporter family protein: MNVTAFLLFLAIVLMTLVITYYASKKTNTTSEFYTAGGGLTGWQNGLAIAGDYMSAASFLGIAGMIALSGFDGFFYSIGFLVAYLVVLYLVAEPLRNLGKYTMADMIAARFDNKQIRGVAALNTIAISIFYMIAQLVGAGALIKLLLGIEYTTSVLIVGALMTVYVVFGGMTATSWVQIVKAVLLMLGTFVISLMVFAKFDFSLMKMFAQMQTATPLGEQFLNPGNKFKIGLDTISLNLALVLGTAGLPHILIRFFTVKDATTARKSVVYATWIIGIFYVMTVFLGFGAAAFVGAANMDPAGNLGAPLLAQALGGNFLFAFVSAVAFATILAVVAGLVLTAASAFAHDFYGHVLRHGKATEKDQMKMAKWASVGVSIVSIILALFAQKLNVAFLVSLAFAVAASANLPVILFTIFWRRFNTTGAVTGMLVGLFSSLILVAMSPNVWNPVAGKAILVGEALFPLPNPGIVSIPLGFLAAWIGTMISSSRNDAKYDEILVKANTGMKDSA; this comes from the coding sequence ATGAACGTGACCGCATTTTTACTCTTTTTGGCAATCGTATTGATGACCCTCGTCATTACGTATTACGCTTCGAAGAAAACGAATACGACGAGTGAGTTTTACACGGCTGGCGGAGGCTTGACCGGGTGGCAAAACGGGCTCGCAATCGCGGGAGATTACATGTCTGCTGCGTCCTTCCTGGGAATTGCGGGAATGATCGCGCTAAGCGGATTCGACGGATTTTTCTACAGTATCGGTTTCTTGGTAGCGTATCTGGTCGTCTTGTATTTGGTAGCCGAACCGCTTCGCAATCTCGGCAAATACACCATGGCGGATATGATTGCGGCTCGTTTTGACAACAAACAAATCCGCGGTGTGGCAGCATTGAACACCATCGCCATCTCCATTTTCTACATGATCGCACAGCTGGTGGGGGCAGGAGCCTTGATCAAGCTGCTGCTGGGTATCGAGTATACGACCTCTGTCCTGATTGTGGGCGCCTTGATGACCGTATACGTCGTGTTTGGCGGCATGACGGCTACATCCTGGGTGCAGATCGTCAAAGCAGTCCTGTTGATGCTGGGCACGTTTGTCATTTCCCTCATGGTTTTTGCCAAGTTCGATTTCAGCCTGATGAAGATGTTTGCACAGATGCAGACCGCTACGCCTTTGGGTGAGCAGTTCTTGAACCCGGGCAACAAATTCAAGATCGGGCTCGATACGATCTCGTTAAACCTCGCTCTGGTGCTGGGAACCGCAGGCCTGCCGCATATCCTCATCCGCTTCTTTACAGTGAAGGATGCGACGACCGCGCGTAAATCTGTCGTATACGCGACCTGGATTATCGGGATCTTCTACGTCATGACGGTGTTCCTCGGATTTGGAGCTGCTGCTTTCGTAGGGGCGGCCAACATGGACCCGGCAGGCAACCTGGGAGCGCCACTGCTGGCACAAGCACTCGGCGGAAACTTCCTGTTCGCTTTCGTCTCCGCAGTCGCTTTCGCCACCATTCTCGCTGTTGTGGCAGGTCTGGTTCTCACAGCGGCATCCGCGTTCGCACATGACTTTTACGGCCACGTGCTCCGTCATGGAAAAGCCACGGAGAAGGATCAAATGAAGATGGCAAAATGGGCTTCTGTAGGCGTATCCATCGTCTCCATCATTCTGGCCTTGTTCGCTCAAAAGCTGAATGTGGCATTCCTGGTTTCCCTGGCATTTGCCGTTGCAGCCAGCGCCAATCTGCCCGTCATTCTGTTCACCATTTTCTGGAGAAGATTCAATACCACGGGTGCGGTTACCGGAATGCTGGTAGGGCTGTTCAGCTCGCTCATTCTGGTGGCGATGAGCCCGAACGTCTGGAATCCGGTAGCCGGCAAAGCGATTTTGGTAGGGGAAGCGCTCTTCCCGTTGCCAAACCCGGGGATCGTCTCCATCCCGCTAGGCTTTTTGGCAGCTTGGATCGGCACTATGATATCCAGCTCCCGTAACGATGCCAAATACGATGAAATTTTGGTGAAGGCCAATACAGGAATGAAAGATTCGGCATAG
- a CDS encoding universal stress protein → MSRILVPVDFSAQSIQAVRFAAAYAKDKHDLTLLHVIQPFPSRYVVNKLGKEGVEKIQLDEAKEDLKPLVEIIEAAGIAYQLEIVFGNAHEEIAKHAKGEYAAVVMGTRGYGRMTGFLKQSVSYPTIHDSKIPVFLISEETDAADFPWRNVLLTVDGSDQAMAAVNKVIGLSEGMDVSFTLLTVVTPPVAYTGMYGVGWEDTATLEEWGRETLRPYEELLDERQVPFESKVLIGDPAMLIRETAQEKEASLIALGHHGLGGIAGTLVGSVTFKTIHRAKTPLLIVKS, encoded by the coding sequence ATGTCCCGTATTCTGGTACCCGTTGATTTTTCTGCACAATCCATTCAGGCAGTCCGCTTTGCGGCCGCTTATGCAAAGGACAAGCATGACTTGACCCTCCTGCATGTCATACAGCCATTCCCATCCCGCTATGTCGTGAACAAGCTGGGCAAAGAGGGTGTTGAAAAGATTCAATTGGATGAAGCGAAGGAAGATTTGAAACCGCTAGTCGAGATCATCGAAGCAGCTGGTATAGCTTATCAGCTAGAGATTGTTTTCGGAAACGCTCATGAGGAAATTGCGAAGCACGCTAAGGGTGAGTATGCCGCCGTCGTCATGGGCACCCGCGGTTACGGACGGATGACGGGATTCCTGAAGCAGAGCGTCAGCTATCCCACCATTCACGATTCCAAGATTCCTGTTTTCCTCATTTCGGAGGAGACCGACGCGGCCGATTTCCCTTGGCGCAATGTCTTGCTCACAGTCGATGGTTCCGATCAAGCAATGGCGGCCGTGAATAAGGTCATTGGGTTAAGCGAAGGCATGGATGTCTCGTTTACCTTGCTCACGGTCGTGACGCCTCCCGTGGCCTATACCGGGATGTACGGCGTGGGATGGGAAGACACAGCTACTCTGGAAGAATGGGGACGCGAGACACTGCGTCCGTATGAAGAATTGCTGGACGAGCGCCAAGTCCCATTCGAGAGCAAGGTATTGATCGGGGATCCAGCCATGCTGATTCGTGAAACCGCGCAAGAAAAGGAAGCGAGCCTAATCGCGCTGGGTCACCATGGGCTTGGCGGCATCGCCGGAACGCTGGTGGGTAGTGTGACGTTTAAAACGATCCATCGTGCAAAGACTCCGCTGCTGATCGTGAAATCGTAA
- a CDS encoding copper amine oxidase N-terminal domain-containing protein, whose product MKNFVWGLIIGAALASSTVAFASSSILAYLFPVQFEINGQSVPMSKEVTVLKVDGRAYVPIRFIADHLGATIGYEDAAKKIIIKNQMLDITDPAYKSISAGNLIVTKDGNRSMVTGQIQLSGVGNTQNSVEAALSFYDAENQKLGEAVISGTQFGADVQTFVTYANGDLRGYRTVILHVKAVNKETVADEKGIVYENKDYAFGLTLPKSWEGNFEIMKAPSDGTEMTYHFIDRPNKAYGGVIFTLSVWKRADWQENGGSILEAGRTKKLGEKGEFVFTLSRPGDVQYDLEDESLAEEYAQMSSFVERIATSFRVR is encoded by the coding sequence ATGAAGAATTTTGTGTGGGGACTTATCATTGGAGCAGCCTTGGCCAGTTCAACGGTGGCTTTTGCTTCAAGCTCGATTCTGGCGTACTTGTTTCCCGTTCAATTTGAGATCAATGGTCAGTCCGTACCCATGTCAAAGGAGGTAACTGTGCTGAAGGTGGATGGGCGGGCGTATGTACCGATTCGATTCATCGCAGACCATCTTGGGGCGACGATCGGCTATGAGGATGCAGCGAAAAAAATCATCATCAAAAACCAAATGCTGGATATCACGGATCCGGCCTACAAGTCCATTTCAGCGGGCAATCTGATCGTTACCAAAGATGGAAACCGGTCGATGGTAACTGGGCAAATCCAGTTGTCGGGGGTAGGGAACACCCAAAACTCCGTGGAAGCAGCTCTTTCTTTCTACGATGCGGAAAATCAGAAGCTGGGAGAAGCAGTGATCAGCGGAACGCAATTTGGTGCAGATGTGCAGACGTTCGTCACCTATGCAAACGGGGATTTGCGCGGCTACAGGACGGTAATTCTTCATGTGAAGGCTGTGAACAAAGAGACAGTGGCCGATGAGAAGGGGATCGTGTACGAAAATAAGGACTATGCCTTTGGCCTTACGCTGCCGAAGAGCTGGGAAGGAAATTTCGAGATCATGAAAGCACCGAGCGATGGAACCGAGATGACTTATCACTTTATCGATCGTCCGAACAAAGCCTATGGCGGCGTTATTTTTACCCTGTCCGTCTGGAAGCGAGCAGACTGGCAGGAGAATGGGGGATCAATTTTGGAAGCAGGGAGGACGAAAAAGCTTGGGGAAAAGGGAGAGTTCGTATTCACGCTCAGCAGACCGGGAGATGTGCAATATGACCTGGAAGATGAGTCGTTGGCAGAAGAATATGCCCAGATGTCATCCTTTGTCGAGAGGATAGCGACATCATTTCGGGTGAGATGA